A part of Myxococcales bacterium genomic DNA contains:
- a CDS encoding phosphoribosylaminoimidazolesuccinocarboxamide synthase — protein sequence MTPIETIKSTIKEHLNSALFCMETPPPTFRGKVRDIYDLKERLLIITSDRVSAFDRVLGSVPLKGALLCEQAYWWFNQLKHICPTHFIERPDPQAFIVKKATPLKVEVIVRGFLAGSLMRQEKSTRGQEYGLTIDPSMKDYERFDEPILTPTTKGEVGEKDCALTPDQIISSGLLSSTQWQQVAEYALALFKFGSKKMQEHGLYLVDTKYEFGVLGDDIILIDEIHTSDSSRFFVIDDYKKKIVHNSTPMMLDKEFLRQNILSTLGTHTAEQLEDYKLSDDVRTELAARYWYLTEQITGLDFIAPPVGAAERLRDWFKKIKS from the coding sequence ATGACCCCGATCGAGACAATTAAAAGCACCATAAAAGAGCACCTCAACAGTGCTCTTTTTTGTATGGAAACCCCTCCACCTACCTTTCGAGGCAAAGTCAGAGATATCTACGATCTTAAAGAGCGTTTACTCATCATAACCAGCGATCGTGTCAGTGCCTTCGATAGAGTTTTAGGGAGTGTACCTTTAAAGGGAGCGCTTTTATGTGAGCAAGCATACTGGTGGTTTAATCAGCTTAAACATATCTGCCCAACTCATTTTATTGAGCGGCCGGATCCACAAGCCTTTATTGTTAAAAAAGCTACCCCTCTTAAAGTTGAAGTAATTGTGCGAGGATTTCTGGCAGGCTCGTTGATGCGTCAAGAAAAGAGTACGCGAGGCCAAGAATATGGCTTAACAATTGATCCATCCATGAAAGACTATGAGCGTTTTGATGAGCCAATACTGACTCCCACAACCAAGGGTGAGGTTGGAGAAAAAGATTGTGCTCTTACTCCTGATCAGATCATTTCTTCTGGTTTGCTCAGCTCAACTCAGTGGCAACAAGTAGCCGAATATGCCCTCGCTCTTTTCAAGTTTGGTAGTAAAAAGATGCAAGAGCACGGGCTTTATTTGGTTGATACCAAATATGAATTTGGTGTGTTAGGTGATGACATCATACTGATCGATGAGATTCACACCTCAGACTCATCGCGTTTTTTTGTCATCGATGACTACAAGAAAAAAATTGTTCATAACTCAACACCTATGATGCTGGATAAAGAATTTCTGCGACAAAATATTTTAAGCACCTTAGGCACTCATACAGCTGAACAGCTTGAAGATTATAAGCTTAGTGATGATGTGCGTACAGAATTGGCTGCACGTTATTGGTACCTGACTGAACAAATTACAGGGCTTGATTTTATTGCTCCACCAGTGGGAGCCGCTGAAAGACTTAGAGACTGGTTTAAAAAGATCAAAAGCTAA
- a CDS encoding tRNA (uridine(34)/cytosine(34)/5-carboxymethylaminomethyluridine(34)-2'-O)-methyltransferase TrmL, producing MNAHIVTSPTLHLVLDRPCIAGNIAAIVRLSVATQCAVHVCGPLIFDKADKTKWRAGLDYFYGARLHFHQSLERCLSLLGLEPWLLEVGSSQRPWDVQLKRSSVVVLGPETGSIKDEVLKKNPERIITLPQLGPVRSLNLAQCAAIVSFEAIRQQSNNSSP from the coding sequence GTGAACGCTCATATTGTAACCAGTCCAACTCTTCATCTCGTGCTTGATCGCCCTTGTATTGCAGGAAATATTGCAGCCATCGTTCGCTTGAGTGTGGCTACTCAATGCGCAGTGCATGTCTGTGGGCCTTTGATTTTTGATAAGGCAGATAAAACTAAGTGGAGAGCCGGTCTAGATTATTTTTATGGAGCACGATTGCATTTTCATCAGAGTTTGGAGCGTTGTCTAAGTCTGTTGGGACTGGAGCCATGGCTCCTCGAAGTTGGTAGCTCGCAACGGCCGTGGGACGTCCAACTCAAACGCTCTTCAGTAGTGGTACTTGGTCCTGAAACTGGTAGCATCAAAGATGAGGTTTTAAAAAAAAATCCTGAGCGTATCATCACGCTTCCTCAGTTAGGGCCCGTGCGTTCTCTCAATTTGGCTCAATGTGCAGCCATCGTTAGTTTTGAGGCAATCAGACAGCAGAGTAATAATTCTTCACCATAA
- the lipB gene encoding lipoyl(octanoyl) transferase LipB — protein MTAFIIKTFAQWPYDDALVFMEEARAQVTKDPSLIIIGIGSHKESVITMGKNPRLSIIHHHVLSKRKDILLRTIERGGGATIHEPGQVVLYPVLNIKFHRIYPSRLISILESALLRTFVRYGVAGTCSSLGPGIFIDGKKVAFIGLRIKNYITSHGMAVNVLNDGKLFGAIDPCGIAGLAITSLHRCAPNVELKQFFSCLSEDFQKELQKHLDA, from the coding sequence ATGACAGCATTTATCATCAAAACTTTTGCTCAATGGCCTTATGACGATGCACTTGTTTTTATGGAAGAAGCTCGTGCTCAGGTTACTAAAGATCCTTCGTTGATCATTATCGGCATAGGAAGTCATAAAGAATCGGTGATCACTATGGGGAAAAACCCTCGTCTATCCATTATTCATCACCATGTACTTAGCAAACGAAAAGATATTTTGCTGCGCACGATTGAACGCGGCGGTGGTGCAACTATTCATGAGCCAGGGCAAGTGGTGCTCTATCCCGTTCTCAATATTAAATTTCATCGTATCTATCCAAGCCGCTTGATCTCCATTTTAGAAAGTGCTTTGTTAAGGACCTTTGTGCGTTATGGAGTGGCAGGTACATGCTCAAGCTTGGGTCCGGGCATTTTTATCGATGGCAAAAAAGTTGCTTTTATCGGGCTGAGAATAAAAAATTACATCACCTCTCACGGTATGGCCGTTAATGTGCTCAACGATGGAAAATTATTTGGTGCTATCGATCCGTGCGGTATTGCTGGTTTGGCTATTACTTCATTACATCGTTGCGCGCCAAATGTTGAGCTTAAGCAATTTTTTTCTTGCTTAAGTGAAGATTTTCAAAAAGAGTTACAAAAACACCTTGATGCTTAG
- a CDS encoding glutamate--tRNA ligase: MSKTSEIRVRIAPSPTGDPHVGTAYVALFNFAFARKNKGKFILRIEDTDRARSTRKSEDEILAALKWLGLDWDEGPDVGGPNGPYRQSERSHIYKSYAQKLVDNGAAYKCICTGERLAELRKRQQILKQPTGYDGHCRKQNPQIIEQAIQEGTPFVVRLKTPLEGQMHMQDALRGEIVINCTEVDDQVLVKSDGFPTYHLANVIDDHLMGITHVIRGEEWISSLPKHILLYEALGFEKPQFCHLPLLRNADKSKVSKRKNPVSLHYFKEAGYLPDAMLNFLGLMAYSSQENEIFSLTEFVENFDLQKIVLGGPVFDVKKLLWLNGRYLRELRSEDQIVTYLQEQLFSSEYLSKIVPLVKERVEKSEDFIEYADFFFKADVAVAKEHYLIGELEAKSSALVIEQTLEVLENLKEFSSESISGALKNFLKEQSMPAKNLFMPLRMMVSGKKASPPLFDTMAVLGKERCRTRLRAAINALKK; encoded by the coding sequence ATGAGTAAGACAAGCGAAATACGCGTTCGTATAGCGCCATCTCCAACCGGTGACCCCCATGTTGGTACTGCCTATGTGGCCCTTTTTAATTTTGCATTTGCGAGAAAAAATAAGGGTAAATTTATTCTTCGAATAGAAGATACAGATCGAGCTCGCTCGACACGCAAAAGTGAGGATGAGATATTGGCGGCTCTTAAATGGTTGGGGCTTGATTGGGATGAGGGGCCTGATGTAGGGGGCCCGAATGGTCCCTACCGTCAGAGTGAACGTTCACACATATATAAAAGCTACGCTCAAAAGCTTGTTGACAATGGAGCAGCTTATAAATGCATTTGCACGGGTGAAAGACTTGCAGAACTGAGAAAGCGTCAGCAAATTTTGAAACAACCCACAGGATATGATGGCCACTGTCGAAAGCAAAATCCTCAGATTATTGAACAAGCCATTCAAGAAGGCACTCCATTTGTAGTTCGGCTAAAAACTCCTCTTGAAGGGCAAATGCATATGCAGGATGCGCTGCGTGGGGAGATTGTTATCAATTGCACTGAGGTTGATGATCAGGTTTTGGTAAAAAGTGATGGCTTTCCTACTTATCATCTGGCCAATGTTATAGACGATCATCTCATGGGTATCACTCATGTAATTCGCGGAGAAGAGTGGATTAGTTCGTTGCCAAAACATATTTTACTCTATGAAGCGCTTGGGTTTGAAAAACCTCAGTTTTGTCACTTACCACTGCTTCGCAATGCAGATAAATCAAAAGTATCAAAGCGAAAAAATCCTGTCTCACTCCATTATTTCAAAGAAGCAGGCTATCTTCCGGATGCCATGCTTAACTTCTTGGGGCTCATGGCTTATTCAAGCCAAGAAAATGAAATATTTTCTTTGACTGAATTTGTAGAAAATTTTGATTTGCAAAAAATTGTTTTGGGCGGTCCTGTTTTTGATGTCAAGAAATTGCTCTGGTTAAATGGGCGTTATCTGCGTGAGCTTCGCAGTGAAGATCAAATTGTAACTTATTTGCAAGAGCAACTCTTTAGCAGTGAGTACCTTAGTAAAATCGTACCGCTGGTAAAAGAGCGCGTTGAAAAATCGGAGGACTTTATTGAGTACGCAGACTTTTTTTTCAAAGCGGATGTAGCTGTAGCAAAAGAACATTACTTGATCGGCGAGCTTGAGGCAAAATCAAGTGCGCTTGTGATTGAACAAACGCTGGAAGTATTGGAAAATCTTAAAGAATTTTCCTCAGAGTCAATCAGTGGTGCTTTAAAGAATTTTCTTAAAGAGCAAAGTATGCCTGCTAAAAATCTTTTCATGCCATTGAGAATGATGGTGAGTGGTAAAAAAGCATCACCGCCGTTGTTTGATACTATGGCTGTGCTAGGAAAGGAGAGGTGCCGCACTCGATTGAGGGCTGCTATTAACGCTTTGAAAAAATAG
- a CDS encoding sodium-dependent transporter: MSGHQREKWSSFLSFIWVAAGAAVGLGNIWKFPYMAGSHGGSAFVIMYLFFVLLVAVPVMIAEIMLGKLGQSDAISSISSLACSNNLSQKWRYTGYLGLTTLFLVFCFYSVVAGFSIAYFIFSVIGKFSQKTPDQIQIIWTNFLSQPTMLMSCALLFIFFTMAIVFFGVQKGIERACSWMMPALLVVLLVLVLDASLSDGFREALKFLFSFEPQKIEPGIIVSSLGHAFFTLAVGACAMMVYGSHLPKKISVTRAVLVIAGLDVLVALLSGMAIFPLIFSFGLSPAQGPGLMFVSLPIVFAKMSFGAFWGSLFFLLLFFAALSSSLSFAEPLVEHCIAKMRMSRRTASVIVGMATFIGSIICACSFNLWSEVKLFGRFGVFDFIADLSTNIFLPIGGIAISLFAARVIKSEHLFGDNSFKRKFFFPMWRVLIGVVAPLAILIVMMSAL; encoded by the coding sequence ATGAGCGGACATCAGCGAGAAAAATGGTCGTCTTTTTTATCTTTTATTTGGGTTGCTGCTGGGGCTGCGGTTGGTCTGGGTAATATTTGGAAATTCCCTTATATGGCAGGGAGCCACGGCGGATCTGCATTTGTCATCATGTATCTGTTTTTTGTTCTACTAGTGGCAGTTCCTGTCATGATTGCCGAGATTATGCTTGGAAAACTAGGGCAGAGTGATGCCATAAGCAGCATTTCAAGTTTGGCTTGTAGCAATAATCTTTCGCAAAAATGGCGTTACACAGGGTACCTTGGGCTTACGACCTTATTTTTAGTTTTTTGTTTTTACAGCGTTGTGGCAGGTTTTAGTATTGCCTATTTTATATTTTCGGTGATAGGGAAATTTTCTCAAAAAACTCCCGACCAAATACAAATCATTTGGACAAATTTTTTATCTCAGCCAACAATGCTGATGAGCTGCGCTTTGCTCTTTATTTTTTTTACTATGGCCATTGTTTTTTTTGGGGTGCAAAAAGGCATTGAGCGCGCATGCTCATGGATGATGCCCGCCTTGTTGGTAGTACTGCTTGTATTGGTGCTCGATGCATCTTTGAGCGATGGTTTTAGAGAAGCTTTAAAATTTTTGTTTAGTTTTGAACCACAAAAAATTGAACCTGGAATCATTGTTTCTAGTTTGGGCCACGCATTTTTTACTTTGGCTGTGGGTGCGTGTGCCATGATGGTATATGGCTCGCATCTTCCTAAAAAGATTTCGGTCACGCGTGCTGTATTGGTGATTGCTGGTCTTGATGTGTTGGTTGCGCTTCTTTCTGGTATGGCAATTTTTCCATTGATTTTCTCTTTTGGCCTTTCTCCTGCTCAGGGGCCAGGCTTGATGTTTGTTTCTTTGCCCATTGTTTTTGCTAAGATGTCTTTTGGAGCCTTTTGGGGATCATTGTTTTTTCTCCTGCTCTTTTTTGCTGCTCTTTCATCTTCACTATCTTTTGCAGAGCCTTTAGTAGAGCACTGCATAGCCAAAATGAGAATGAGCCGCCGTACGGCAAGCGTGATTGTGGGTATGGCTACTTTTATAGGGAGCATCATCTGCGCTTGTTCATTTAATCTTTGGTCAGAGGTTAAATTATTTGGTCGTTTTGGAGTATTTGATTTTATTGCTGATCTTTCTACCAATATTTTTCTACCTATCGGTGGTATTGCTATCTCACTTTTTGCTGCGCGCGTCATCAAATCCGAACATCTGTTTGGTGATAATTCGTTTAAAAGAAAATTTTTCTTTCCTATGTGGCGTGTGCTCATAGGGGTTGTTGCGCCCCTTGCCATTTTGATTGTGATGATGAGTGCCTTATAA
- the sucD gene encoding succinate--CoA ligase subunit alpha: MAIYIDNSTKVMVQGITGKAGAFHAEQMLQYGTKLVAGVTPERGGKKFLDRVDIFESCHEAKARTGANASVIYVPAPGAADAILEAIDAELDLVVCITEGIPTLDMVSVKQALKGKKTRLIGPNCPGIITPDACKIGIMPGFIHKPGPVGVISRSGTLTYEAVYQLTQLGIGQSTCIGIGGDPIIGTSFIDALEAFEKDEETKAIVMIGEIGGSDEEEASYFIRNNVKKPVVGFIAGLTAPTGKRMGHAGAIISGGKGTASAKIEALKEAGIAIAPTPVEIGAKVKEVIG; encoded by the coding sequence ATGGCGATTTATATAGATAATTCCACAAAAGTTATGGTTCAAGGTATTACAGGAAAAGCTGGTGCCTTTCATGCAGAGCAAATGCTTCAATACGGAACCAAATTGGTGGCCGGAGTTACCCCTGAAAGAGGTGGAAAAAAATTTCTCGATCGGGTAGATATTTTTGAAAGCTGCCACGAAGCAAAAGCGAGAACAGGAGCAAATGCTTCGGTCATTTATGTTCCTGCGCCTGGGGCTGCAGATGCTATTTTAGAAGCGATCGATGCTGAACTTGATCTTGTTGTGTGTATTACTGAAGGAATTCCTACTCTCGATATGGTGAGCGTCAAACAAGCGCTCAAAGGCAAAAAAACTCGTCTTATAGGTCCAAATTGCCCAGGTATCATTACGCCAGATGCATGCAAAATCGGGATTATGCCAGGATTTATTCACAAACCTGGGCCTGTTGGTGTTATTTCTCGCTCAGGGACTTTGACCTATGAGGCGGTCTATCAGCTCACTCAGCTGGGTATTGGACAATCAACATGCATTGGTATCGGTGGGGATCCGATCATAGGGACATCTTTTATCGATGCACTAGAAGCATTCGAAAAAGATGAGGAAACAAAGGCTATTGTTATGATTGGAGAAATAGGTGGCAGCGATGAAGAAGAAGCGTCCTACTTTATTCGTAACAATGTGAAAAAACCTGTGGTTGGTTTTATTGCTGGTCTTACCGCTCCGACAGGTAAACGCATGGGGCATGCCGGTGCTATCATTTCTGGTGGCAAAGGGACTGCATCAGCAAAAATAGAGGCTCTTAAAGAAGCAGGCATCGCTATAGCGCCGACTCCCGTAGAAATTGGGGCCAAGGTTAAAGAGGTCATAGGTTAG
- a CDS encoding leucine-rich repeat domain-containing protein encodes MKNFLLMTTIIFFVSLQSQASVADFLAMCRDSNLPSLERQSIKAINDAVQGQLESFPLSCEEIALRLQEKKKLYFADHRSSFAAPKEPLGALKPLIALDWIEEISIAYLAEEIGIFDVAPLAKMPALKKLELLIGSQPLVNLDQLSSLESLELNSSQLIDFSHFAKLKELRVTAYHSHNGQIGNFALIDTAIKLEALDVSGYRLATFKDFTIFSKLIALKRLSIAGLDFNRIDSLHELRELQNLEIRNSTIDELLMPEKINSKLLNLELNYVEIGKGVDSIRKFSQLKKLVFTNSQLRYASFLKNLFELEELDLSNNIIGIVNDIAMLTKLRKVDLEKNNLSNSGYFKNLVNMEFLNLSENEFDEIDGVKNMSDLRELNIRKNKIYSIKPLNVLINLNKLTLDDNRISDVSVLENLVGLHQVKSLNLSHNKIFDSQGLASFRKLKELNLSDNSLHDIFEIGLLSELESLVLNRNNLTDISRLGNLTKLSALDLSHNRISDVSPLVSLKNISYYIALSYNNISDISPLEALKGQQFYLHLHENPLTSDYCPAGTCQF; translated from the coding sequence ATGAAAAATTTTCTTTTGATGACAACAATTATTTTTTTTGTTTCATTGCAATCACAAGCGAGTGTTGCAGATTTCTTAGCTATGTGCCGAGATAGCAATTTGCCCAGTCTCGAACGTCAAAGCATAAAGGCAATTAACGATGCTGTGCAAGGGCAACTAGAGTCATTTCCCCTTAGCTGCGAAGAAATAGCGCTTCGATTACAAGAAAAGAAAAAGCTTTATTTTGCTGATCATAGAAGTTCTTTTGCCGCTCCCAAAGAGCCCTTGGGGGCTCTTAAGCCATTGATAGCTCTTGATTGGATCGAAGAAATTAGCATTGCGTACTTAGCAGAGGAAATAGGCATTTTTGATGTAGCACCGCTTGCCAAGATGCCTGCGCTGAAAAAATTGGAACTTTTGATTGGTTCTCAACCTTTAGTCAATCTCGATCAATTAAGTTCTTTGGAAAGTTTAGAGCTTAATAGTTCGCAGTTAATTGATTTTTCACATTTTGCAAAGCTTAAGGAGCTCAGAGTAACAGCTTATCATTCGCATAATGGTCAGATTGGCAATTTCGCACTCATTGATACGGCAATAAAATTGGAAGCACTGGATGTTTCAGGATACCGGCTTGCAACTTTTAAGGATTTTACAATCTTTAGCAAGCTTATAGCGCTTAAGAGGCTGAGTATTGCAGGCTTAGATTTTAATCGTATCGATAGCCTACATGAACTTAGAGAACTACAAAATTTAGAAATAAGAAATAGCACGATTGATGAGTTATTGATGCCTGAAAAAATAAATTCAAAGCTTTTGAATTTGGAATTGAACTATGTCGAAATAGGAAAAGGCGTTGATAGTATCAGAAAATTTTCTCAGCTTAAAAAATTAGTTTTTACAAATTCTCAGCTTCGTTATGCTAGTTTCTTGAAGAATTTATTTGAACTTGAAGAACTCGATTTATCAAATAATATTATCGGCATTGTCAATGATATTGCTATGTTAACCAAGCTTAGAAAAGTAGACCTTGAAAAAAATAATTTATCTAACTCTGGCTATTTTAAAAATCTGGTTAATATGGAGTTCTTAAACCTCAGTGAAAATGAATTTGATGAAATAGATGGCGTCAAAAATATGTCTGATTTGCGTGAACTGAACATTAGAAAAAATAAAATATATAGTATAAAACCACTTAATGTGCTTATAAATTTAAACAAATTAACTCTCGATGATAATAGAATATCTGATGTCTCTGTTTTGGAGAATTTAGTGGGACTACATCAGGTAAAAAGCCTTAATTTAAGCCACAACAAAATATTTGACTCACAAGGCTTAGCTTCTTTTAGGAAGTTAAAAGAACTGAATTTAAGCGATAACTCTTTACATGATATTTTTGAAATTGGACTTTTGAGTGAACTTGAAAGCTTAGTTTTGAACAGAAACAATCTAACTGATATTTCGAGACTAGGAAATTTAACAAAGCTTAGTGCTCTCGATCTTTCACACAATCGAATCAGTGATGTAAGCCCGCTGGTTAGTCTCAAGAATATTTCTTACTATATTGCTCTAAGCTACAATAATATCTCGGATATAAGCCCCCTCGAGGCGCTCAAAGGTCAGCAATTTTATTTGCATCTTCACGAAAATCCATTGACATCAGATTATTGCCCAGCGGGAACATGCCAATTTTAG
- a CDS encoding Fic family protein, whose translation MKNKFLYQKQSGELLYNFLMSDVSKESLRADELLVLQRRKNMFTKNERNITHEFIACLNTYRTHASNTLRRSQSAMMQWVNAQLLLNDWLLKEKIPALGDLLHLNAMLTGKNKIFFRTQDIFTFGVKHPSPAELSTLMSRFFLWLNEALVKDPIYAAFMCRYFIVSVHPFSDANGRTSQLMADYFLLRNNYLPQIFFSRLEKLVVGNHETRSYMNPKRAFQRFIQTIVNAYDLSELYRCVKAD comes from the coding sequence ATGAAAAATAAATTTCTGTACCAGAAGCAATCTGGTGAGCTCCTTTATAATTTTTTAATGAGTGATGTTTCGAAGGAATCTCTGCGGGCAGATGAGCTTTTAGTATTGCAACGCAGAAAAAATATGTTCACCAAAAATGAAAGAAATATCACCCATGAATTTATAGCCTGTCTAAATACTTATCGCACCCATGCATCCAACACTCTGCGTCGGTCTCAATCAGCAATGATGCAGTGGGTAAATGCACAGCTATTACTCAACGACTGGTTGCTAAAGGAAAAAATACCTGCGCTCGGAGATTTACTTCACCTTAATGCGATGTTGACGGGCAAAAATAAAATTTTTTTTCGAACTCAAGATATTTTTACTTTTGGGGTCAAACATCCATCACCAGCTGAACTAAGTACTTTAATGTCAAGATTTTTTTTATGGCTCAATGAAGCCTTGGTAAAAGATCCTATCTATGCGGCATTTATGTGCCGATATTTTATTGTTTCAGTGCATCCTTTCAGTGATGCCAATGGCAGAACATCTCAGTTGATGGCTGATTATTTTTTGTTGCGAAACAATTATCTGCCGCAGATATTTTTTTCTCGACTTGAAAAACTCGTGGTTGGCAACCATGAAACAAGATCGTACATGAATCCCAAAAGAGCGTTTCAAAGGTTTATTCAAACCATCGTTAATGCCTATGATTTGAGTGAGCTCTACCGTTGTGTCAAAGCTGACTGA
- the ndk gene encoding nucleoside-diphosphate kinase — protein MAIERTLSIIKPDGVSRNLIGKIISLFEENGLSLVASRMQIMSRHEAEGFYAVHKARPFFGELVSYMCSGPVLLMVLEGENAILKNREIMGATNPADAQPGTIRKLYAKSIGENTVHGSDAPETASFEVSWFFKGSEVCSRH, from the coding sequence ATGGCTATTGAAAGAACTTTATCGATTATTAAACCTGATGGCGTGAGCAGAAATCTTATTGGTAAAATCATTAGCTTATTTGAAGAAAATGGTCTTTCGCTTGTAGCGAGCCGTATGCAGATCATGAGTCGTCATGAAGCTGAAGGATTTTACGCTGTGCATAAGGCACGTCCATTTTTTGGTGAGCTCGTGTCGTATATGTGCTCGGGGCCTGTGCTTTTGATGGTTTTGGAAGGCGAAAACGCCATTCTTAAGAACCGTGAAATCATGGGGGCAACCAATCCGGCAGACGCCCAACCCGGAACAATCAGAAAGCTTTATGCAAAATCCATAGGTGAAAACACTGTTCATGGTTCAGATGCGCCTGAAACAGCTTCATTTGAAGTAAGCTGGTTTTTTAAGGGAAGTGAAGTGTGTAGTCGCCACTAG
- the sucC gene encoding ADP-forming succinate--CoA ligase subunit beta, whose product MKLHEYQAKDILRKRGVYTLESQVCFTLEEAKQAIKEIGVPCAVKAQVHAGGRGKVGGVKLAKNEQEAAQYAEEILAMTIKTAQTTGLGQKVSCVLIEKGTSIKKELYVSMLVDRASSQMCILASKEGGMDIEEVAQKNPESIKRVYIDKSIGLMPFQIRLLSRELELDKAVQKKFVAMLMGMYRTFLDCDASMIEINPLIITDQDRVVALDAKMTIDDNALFRQRALSEMRDPSQEDAKEIEAQHHGLSYVALEGSIGCMVNGAGLAMATMDIIKHVGGQPANFLDVGGSATKERVEEALRIIVRDPQVKAIFVNVFGGIAQCDVIAEGVVKAASSLELKLPLIVRLQGTNVDAGREILNKSGLSIIAANDMLEGAKLAVAQVK is encoded by the coding sequence ATGAAGTTACACGAATACCAAGCAAAAGATATTTTGCGTAAACGCGGTGTTTACACACTGGAGTCTCAAGTATGTTTTACCCTCGAAGAAGCTAAGCAAGCTATCAAAGAGATCGGCGTACCGTGTGCTGTTAAAGCTCAGGTGCATGCTGGAGGACGTGGGAAAGTTGGAGGCGTAAAGCTTGCCAAAAATGAGCAGGAAGCAGCCCAGTATGCAGAAGAAATACTTGCCATGACTATTAAAACAGCTCAGACAACAGGGCTGGGGCAAAAGGTTTCATGTGTTTTGATCGAAAAGGGTACCAGCATTAAAAAAGAGCTTTATGTGAGTATGCTGGTGGATAGAGCAAGCAGCCAGATGTGTATTTTGGCTTCCAAAGAAGGAGGCATGGATATTGAAGAGGTCGCACAAAAAAATCCAGAAAGCATCAAACGTGTTTATATCGATAAAAGTATTGGTCTCATGCCCTTTCAAATTCGTTTGCTATCTCGTGAACTCGAACTTGATAAGGCTGTTCAGAAAAAATTTGTTGCAATGCTTATGGGAATGTACAGAACATTTTTGGATTGTGATGCCTCAATGATTGAGATCAATCCTTTGATTATTACTGATCAAGATCGCGTTGTTGCATTAGATGCCAAAATGACAATCGACGACAATGCGCTTTTTCGCCAAAGAGCATTGAGTGAAATGCGTGATCCAAGTCAAGAAGATGCCAAAGAGATCGAGGCTCAACATCATGGATTGAGCTACGTTGCTCTCGAAGGTTCTATTGGTTGCATGGTCAATGGTGCGGGACTTGCCATGGCGACAATGGATATTATTAAACACGTTGGTGGGCAACCTGCAAATTTTTTGGATGTTGGCGGTTCCGCTACCAAAGAACGAGTAGAAGAAGCATTGCGCATTATTGTGCGTGATCCACAGGTCAAAGCCATATTTGTCAATGTTTTTGGTGGAATAGCTCAATGTGATGTCATTGCTGAGGGCGTGGTTAAGGCTGCGTCATCTTTAGAATTAAAATTGCCTCTTATTGTGCGCCTGCAAGGGACCAACGTGGATGCGGGAAGAGAGATATTGAATAAATCGGGGCTGAGTATCATTGCTGCCAATGACATGTTGGAAGGTGCCAAGCTTGCTGTGGCTCAGGTCAAATAA